From Variovorax sp. PMC12, the proteins below share one genomic window:
- a CDS encoding type II toxin-antitoxin system Phd/YefM family antitoxin, which yields MKTWAVQDAKARFSEFLEASLVEGPQMVTKRGAEVAVLVPAAEWRRLHATAKPSLKELLLSADARTEFLVPQRGAARRRSVTPMR from the coding sequence ATGAAAACCTGGGCTGTGCAGGATGCCAAGGCGCGATTCAGCGAGTTCCTCGAGGCTTCCCTGGTCGAGGGGCCGCAAATGGTGACGAAGCGCGGCGCCGAGGTGGCTGTGCTCGTTCCGGCAGCGGAATGGCGGCGTTTGCATGCGACTGCCAAGCCGTCGCTCAAGGAGCTGCTTCTTTCGGCGGACGCACGCACCGAGTTCCTGGTCCCGCAGCGGGGCGCCGCGCGCAGGCGCAGCGTCACGCCCATGCGCTGA
- a CDS encoding type II toxin-antitoxin system VapC family toxin, which produces MYLLDTNVISELRRPRPHGAVLEWLTPVADSDLHLSAVTLGEIQAGIELTREQDAAKASEIEQWASLVAASYNVLPMDAETFRLWAKLMHRSSNTLYEDAMIAATAKQHALTVVTRNVNDFAGFGVEILNPFEYTRA; this is translated from the coding sequence ATGTACCTGCTGGACACGAACGTGATTTCCGAGCTTCGCAGGCCTCGTCCGCATGGGGCGGTCCTCGAGTGGCTCACGCCTGTTGCAGACAGCGACCTTCATCTGTCGGCGGTGACGCTCGGAGAGATCCAGGCCGGCATCGAACTCACGCGCGAACAGGACGCTGCGAAGGCCAGCGAGATCGAACAATGGGCCTCGCTGGTCGCTGCGTCGTACAACGTGCTTCCCATGGACGCGGAAACCTTCAGGCTCTGGGCGAAACTGATGCATCGCAGCTCGAACACGCTGTATGAGGACGCGATGATTGCCGCCACGGCAAAGCAGCACGCGCTCACCGTGGTAACCCGCAACGTGAATGACTTCGCGGGGTTCGGTGTCGAAATACTCAATCCCTTCGAATACACGCGGGCATGA
- a CDS encoding patatin-like phospholipase family protein codes for MKALRIYAGPAARKHIEQHGLRPQDVRTIPGAAGGPKGLILGPLDRFIFGRWLTRSSQQVHLVGASIGAWRLSTACLTDPEAAFQRFEHDYVRQQFEVPPGQKRLSPQQLSERFAESLDDFYGGRIAEVLNHPRYRLHVVTSRGRHILGREGMARTPVGYLGAFATNSLHRKGLGAWLERCVFSTPGAALPFGTRDFRTRQHALSEANFNMVLQASCSIPFLLAAVHDIPGAPRGAYWDGGITDYHLHLDYQSAHDGADDGLVLYPHFQQAVVPGWLDKGLRWRHKASGFLDRMVVLAPDPEWVKKLPNGKLPDRKDFIRFASDAPARIAAWSQATREAQRLSDEFEDWLQRDGVPGTLPL; via the coding sequence ATGAAAGCACTGCGCATCTACGCCGGCCCCGCGGCCCGCAAGCACATCGAGCAACACGGCCTGCGCCCGCAGGACGTGCGCACCATCCCCGGCGCGGCGGGTGGGCCCAAGGGCCTGATCCTCGGGCCGCTCGACCGCTTCATCTTCGGCCGCTGGCTCACGCGGAGCAGCCAGCAGGTGCACCTGGTGGGCGCCTCCATCGGCGCGTGGCGGCTGTCGACGGCCTGCCTGACGGACCCCGAGGCGGCGTTCCAGCGATTCGAGCACGACTACGTGCGCCAGCAGTTCGAGGTGCCGCCGGGGCAGAAGCGGCTCAGCCCGCAGCAGCTCAGCGAGCGCTTTGCCGAGAGCCTCGACGATTTCTACGGCGGACGCATCGCGGAGGTGCTGAACCATCCGCGCTACCGCCTGCACGTGGTGACGTCACGCGGGCGCCACATCCTCGGGCGCGAGGGCATGGCGCGTACGCCGGTGGGCTACCTGGGGGCCTTTGCCACCAACAGCCTGCACCGCAAGGGGCTGGGCGCGTGGCTGGAGCGCTGCGTGTTTTCCACGCCGGGCGCGGCGCTGCCTTTCGGCACGCGGGACTTCCGCACGCGCCAGCATGCGCTGAGCGAAGCCAACTTCAACATGGTGCTTCAGGCCTCTTGCTCCATTCCGTTCCTGCTGGCGGCGGTGCACGACATTCCGGGCGCGCCGCGCGGCGCCTACTGGGACGGCGGCATCACCGACTACCACCTGCACCTGGACTACCAATCTGCACATGACGGGGCCGACGACGGCCTGGTGCTCTACCCGCATTTCCAGCAGGCGGTGGTGCCGGGCTGGCTCGACAAGGGGCTGCGCTGGCGCCACAAGGCCAGCGGCTTCCTCGACCGCATGGTGGTGCTCGCGCCCGACCCTGAATGGGTGAAGAAGCTGCCCAACGGCAAGCTGCCCGACCGCAAGGATTTCATCCGCTTCGCCAGCGACGCGCCGGCGCGCATCGCGGCCTGGAGCCAGGCCACGCGCGAGGCGCAGCGGCTGTCCGACGAGTTCGAGGACTGGCTTCAGCGCGACGGCGTGCCCGGGACGCTGCCGCTCTGA
- a CDS encoding RidA family protein, whose amino-acid sequence MNIIRHEMGPRFSEMVTVDLGTARLIYLSGQVAENPSLDITGQMREILHHIDDMLATQGATRKDLVSVTIYLRTVGDYEAMNSVWDEWVPAGHTPARATVGARLIDSEYRVEIQATAAIGAAAGAAP is encoded by the coding sequence ATGAACATCATTCGCCATGAGATGGGTCCCCGCTTCAGCGAGATGGTGACCGTCGACCTGGGCACCGCCCGCCTGATCTATCTGTCGGGCCAGGTGGCGGAAAACCCGTCGCTCGACATCACGGGCCAGATGCGCGAGATCCTGCACCACATCGACGACATGCTCGCCACGCAGGGCGCCACCCGCAAGGACCTGGTGAGCGTCACCATCTACCTGCGCACCGTGGGCGACTACGAGGCCATGAACTCGGTGTGGGACGAATGGGTGCCCGCGGGCCACACGCCGGCGCGCGCCACGGTCGGGGCCAGGCTGATCGACTCCGAATACCGCGTCGAGATCCAGGCCACCGCGGCCATCGGCGCCGCTGCGGGGGCGGCACCGTGA
- a CDS encoding efflux transporter outer membrane subunit, whose translation MTKKTSLATPVAAGIALLLAGCAAGPDYARPPLDLPAQYTSAPAGSTEAEGVPLPRFSPDLDVPAQWWQAFRSEPLNALVAQSLAGNPTIEAADAALRVAQENEAADRAAFWPSVALGYSPTRQRVAGAVASPVSSNANLYTLHTAQVTVSYTPDVFGATRRQVEGAQAQTEQQRFQTLAARLSLSSNVVAAAVTEASLRAQQRATLAIIADQKEVLQAYRKQLGLGQVAVADVDAQEASLAATEATLPPLDKQLAQQRNLLATLAGRYPGEGVASHFELDALQLPGELPQTLPSTLVEHRPDVRAAEAQLQAASAAIGVAVAARLPNVTLGASYGSSAYTLSQLFKSSSLFWSLAGNVTQTVFDGGALKHREAAARASFDQAAAQYRATVLSAFQDVANALEAIDADTRALQAALKAERTASQSLARTRTQVRLGDASPLALRIAQQAEQQAQLNLVQARALRLTDAAALFQALGGGWWNAPPARLADSSSSSAPLPASKSALP comes from the coding sequence ATGACCAAGAAGACAAGCCTTGCAACGCCGGTGGCGGCCGGCATCGCGCTGCTGCTGGCCGGCTGCGCGGCCGGGCCCGACTATGCGCGTCCGCCGCTGGACCTGCCGGCGCAGTACACATCCGCGCCCGCCGGCAGCACCGAAGCCGAGGGCGTGCCGCTGCCCCGCTTCTCGCCCGACCTCGACGTGCCGGCCCAGTGGTGGCAGGCCTTTCGCTCGGAGCCGCTGAATGCGCTGGTGGCGCAGAGCCTGGCCGGCAACCCGACCATCGAGGCTGCCGATGCCGCGCTGCGCGTAGCGCAGGAGAACGAGGCCGCCGACCGCGCCGCCTTCTGGCCGAGCGTGGCGCTGGGCTACTCGCCCACGCGGCAGCGCGTGGCCGGCGCGGTGGCGAGCCCGGTGTCGTCGAACGCGAACCTCTACACGCTGCACACGGCGCAGGTGACCGTGTCCTATACGCCCGACGTGTTCGGCGCCACGCGCCGGCAGGTCGAAGGTGCGCAGGCGCAGACCGAGCAGCAGCGCTTCCAGACGCTGGCCGCCAGGCTCTCGCTGAGCAGCAACGTGGTGGCGGCGGCAGTCACCGAGGCCTCGCTGCGCGCCCAGCAGCGCGCCACGCTGGCGATCATCGCGGACCAGAAGGAAGTGCTTCAGGCCTACCGCAAGCAACTGGGCCTGGGCCAGGTCGCGGTGGCCGACGTGGACGCACAGGAAGCCTCGCTGGCCGCCACCGAGGCCACCCTGCCCCCGCTCGACAAGCAACTGGCGCAGCAGCGCAACCTGCTGGCCACGCTGGCCGGCCGCTATCCCGGCGAAGGCGTGGCGTCGCATTTCGAGCTCGACGCGCTGCAGCTGCCCGGAGAACTGCCGCAAACGCTGCCGTCCACGCTGGTCGAGCACCGACCCGACGTGCGTGCCGCCGAGGCGCAGCTGCAGGCCGCCAGCGCCGCCATCGGCGTGGCGGTGGCCGCGCGGCTGCCCAACGTGACGCTGGGCGCGAGCTACGGCTCGTCGGCCTACACGCTGTCGCAGCTCTTCAAGTCGTCGTCGCTGTTCTGGAGCCTGGCGGGCAACGTGACGCAGACGGTGTTCGACGGCGGTGCGCTCAAGCACCGCGAAGCGGCCGCCCGCGCTTCGTTCGACCAGGCGGCAGCGCAATACCGCGCCACGGTGCTGAGCGCCTTCCAGGACGTGGCCAATGCGCTCGAAGCCATCGACGCGGACACCCGCGCGCTGCAGGCGGCCCTGAAGGCCGAGCGCACCGCATCGCAGAGCCTGGCGCGCACGCGCACGCAGGTGCGGCTGGGCGACGCCAGCCCGCTGGCGCTGCGCATCGCCCAGCAGGCCGAGCAACAGGCGCAGCTCAACCTCGTGCAGGCGCGCGCGCTCCGGCTGACGGATGCGGCGGCGCTCTTCCAGGCGCTGGGCGGTGGCTGGTGGAACGCACCGCCTGCGCGGCTTGCCGATTCTTCTTCGTCCTCCGCTCCCCTCCCCGCATCGAAATCCGCATTGCCATGA
- a CDS encoding efflux RND transporter permease subunit — MINLIITQFFRRRHLVWAMSIALVLFGAWSWTQMTVEAYPDLGDVTVQVTTQVNGLASEEIEQQITTPLERALSNTPGLASIRSSSTFGLSLITLTFKDGTDDYFARQRVTERIGQVSLPSGAQPGLDPVAGPAGEIYRYTLESDTRNLMELSEIQRWIVIPGLRQVAGVVNITNFGGFTKEFQLELDPAALQKYGLALSDVVTAINNNSANAGGGRIARGEQSYVVRGIGLITSLDDLGAVVVSQSGGSPVLVRDLGRLQFGHQERGGILGKDRNPDTIEGIVLMLKYENPSRVLEGVHKKIDELQAQLAPMGVKIVPYIDRDDLVKLTVDKVTHTVLEGMALVCFVLILFLGSPRSAVVAAVAIPMSLVTVFIVMHFTRMPANLFSLGAIDFGIIVDGAIVVMEAILRRREEEPHATLTEGNILETVSHVSGPIFFATLIIITAYFPLFAFERAEGKLFKPMAFTVGYALVGALLCAITLIPSLAYVALRKPMKPFVNKPLVWLTGAYRRVLGHLLRVPAIAYALSIAALAAVAILGATAGREFLPDIDEGALWLQVQLPSGLSLDKASEMTAELRHVLLEYPEVSYVVTQLGRNDDGTDPWTPSHVEVPVGLKPYSEWPAGVNKAAFVRTLNERFSKMPGFDVGISQPIIDGVNDAVGGAHSPLVLRIYGDDLKESRRIGNEIVDLLHTVRGTASASLFQEPPIPQVVIKLDREAAARLGVNANDVASLVQTGMGGAPVITVYSGDRTYNVTVKLPKSAKSGTEAIGSLLLNGAGGAKVPLSQVASVKLQTGESTISHELNSRQITVRIDNRGRDLASYLVEAQERIAKDVKFDHAKVRLQWAGQFENQQRAQARLAVSLLIVVSIMAVLLFFQFGKIRHVALILGVVPMATLGGLIAVHVAGETLNVATAVGFIALFGVSIQNGIIMVANFRRVRGEGLALEASVLEGATERLRPVLMTATVASIGMLPAALATGVGTDVQRGLATVVVGGLVVSTLLTLFILPTLFFALERLFERKGWGLRSRRDR, encoded by the coding sequence ATGATTAATCTCATCATCACCCAGTTCTTTCGCCGCAGGCACCTGGTCTGGGCGATGTCCATCGCCTTGGTGCTGTTCGGTGCCTGGTCGTGGACGCAGATGACGGTCGAGGCCTACCCCGACCTGGGCGACGTGACGGTGCAGGTCACGACCCAGGTCAACGGCCTGGCTTCGGAAGAAATCGAGCAGCAGATCACCACGCCGCTGGAGCGGGCGCTGAGCAACACGCCGGGGCTGGCCTCGATCCGCTCGAGCAGCACCTTCGGGCTCTCGCTGATCACGCTGACCTTCAAGGACGGCACCGACGACTACTTCGCGCGCCAGCGCGTGACCGAGCGCATCGGCCAGGTCTCGCTGCCCTCGGGCGCGCAACCGGGGCTGGACCCGGTGGCGGGCCCGGCGGGCGAGATCTACCGCTACACGCTGGAGTCGGACACCAGGAACCTGATGGAGCTGTCCGAGATCCAGCGCTGGATCGTCATTCCGGGGCTGCGCCAGGTGGCCGGGGTGGTCAACATCACCAACTTCGGCGGCTTCACCAAGGAGTTCCAGCTCGAGCTGGACCCGGCGGCGCTGCAGAAATACGGCCTGGCGCTGAGCGACGTGGTGACGGCCATCAACAACAACAGCGCCAACGCCGGCGGCGGGCGCATCGCGCGCGGCGAGCAGAGCTACGTGGTGCGCGGCATCGGCCTCATCACCTCGCTGGACGACCTGGGCGCGGTGGTGGTGTCGCAGTCCGGCGGCTCGCCGGTGCTGGTGCGCGACCTGGGGCGCCTGCAGTTCGGCCACCAGGAGCGCGGCGGCATCCTGGGCAAGGACAGGAACCCCGACACCATCGAAGGCATCGTGCTGATGCTCAAGTACGAGAACCCGTCGCGGGTGCTCGAGGGCGTGCACAAGAAGATCGACGAACTGCAGGCGCAGCTTGCGCCCATGGGCGTGAAGATCGTGCCCTACATCGACCGCGACGACCTGGTGAAGCTCACGGTCGACAAGGTGACGCACACGGTGCTCGAAGGCATGGCGCTTGTGTGCTTCGTGCTCATCCTTTTCCTGGGCAGCCCGCGCAGCGCGGTGGTGGCGGCGGTGGCGATTCCGATGTCGCTGGTCACGGTGTTCATCGTGATGCACTTCACCCGCATGCCGGCCAACCTGTTCTCGCTGGGCGCGATCGACTTCGGCATCATCGTGGACGGCGCCATCGTGGTGATGGAAGCCATCCTGCGGCGGCGCGAGGAAGAGCCCCACGCCACGCTGACCGAGGGCAACATCCTCGAGACGGTGAGCCATGTGTCGGGGCCGATCTTCTTCGCCACGCTGATCATCATCACGGCCTACTTTCCGCTGTTCGCCTTCGAGCGCGCCGAGGGCAAGCTGTTCAAGCCGATGGCCTTCACCGTGGGCTACGCGCTGGTGGGCGCGCTGCTGTGCGCGATCACGCTGATTCCCAGCCTGGCCTACGTGGCGCTGCGCAAGCCGATGAAGCCCTTCGTCAACAAGCCGCTGGTGTGGCTCACGGGCGCCTACCGGCGCGTGCTGGGCCACCTGCTGCGGGTGCCGGCCATCGCCTATGCGCTGAGCATCGCCGCGCTGGCCGCGGTGGCGATCCTGGGCGCCACAGCCGGGCGCGAGTTCCTGCCCGACATCGACGAAGGCGCGCTGTGGCTGCAGGTGCAGCTGCCGTCGGGCCTGTCGCTGGACAAGGCCAGCGAAATGACCGCGGAGCTGCGCCACGTCCTGCTCGAGTACCCCGAGGTTTCCTACGTGGTGACGCAGCTGGGCCGCAACGACGACGGCACCGACCCCTGGACGCCTTCGCACGTGGAAGTGCCCGTGGGCCTGAAGCCCTACAGCGAGTGGCCTGCGGGCGTGAACAAGGCCGCCTTCGTGCGAACGCTGAACGAGCGCTTCTCGAAGATGCCGGGCTTCGACGTGGGCATCAGCCAGCCGATCATCGACGGCGTGAACGACGCCGTGGGCGGCGCGCACAGCCCGCTGGTGCTGCGCATCTACGGCGACGACCTGAAGGAAAGCCGGCGCATCGGCAACGAGATCGTCGACCTGCTGCACACCGTGCGCGGCACCGCGTCGGCGTCGCTGTTCCAGGAGCCGCCGATTCCGCAGGTGGTCATCAAGCTCGACCGCGAAGCCGCGGCCCGGCTGGGCGTGAACGCGAACGACGTGGCCAGCCTGGTGCAGACCGGCATGGGCGGCGCGCCCGTCATCACCGTGTACAGCGGCGACCGCACCTACAACGTGACCGTCAAGCTGCCGAAGTCGGCCAAGAGCGGCACCGAGGCCATCGGCTCGCTGCTGCTCAACGGCGCGGGCGGCGCCAAGGTACCGCTGTCGCAGGTGGCCAGCGTGAAGCTGCAGACCGGCGAGAGCACCATTTCGCACGAGCTCAATTCGCGCCAGATCACGGTGCGCATCGACAACCGCGGCCGCGACCTCGCCTCCTACCTGGTGGAAGCGCAGGAGCGCATCGCCAAGGACGTGAAGTTCGACCACGCCAAGGTCCGGCTGCAATGGGCCGGCCAGTTCGAGAACCAGCAGCGGGCGCAGGCCCGGCTGGCGGTGTCGCTGCTGATCGTGGTGTCGATCATGGCGGTGCTGCTGTTCTTCCAGTTCGGCAAGATCCGGCACGTGGCGCTGATCCTGGGCGTGGTGCCGATGGCCACGCTGGGCGGGCTGATCGCGGTGCACGTGGCGGGAGAAACGCTCAACGTGGCCACCGCGGTGGGCTTCATCGCGCTGTTCGGCGTGTCGATACAGAACGGGATCATCATGGTCGCGAACTTCCGGCGCGTGCGCGGCGAAGGGCTGGCGCTGGAAGCCTCGGTGCTCGAAGGCGCGACCGAGCGGCTGCGGCCGGTGCTCATGACGGCCACGGTGGCGTCCATCGGCATGCTGCCGGCGGCGCTGGCCACGGGCGTGGGCACCGACGTGCAGCGCGGCCTGGCCACGGTGGTGGTCGGCGGGCTGGTGGTGTCGACGCTGCTGACGCTGTTCATTCTGCCGACGCTGTTCTTCGCGCTGGAGCGCCTGTTCGAGCGCAAGGGCTGGGGCCTGCGCTCGCGCCGCGACCGTTGA
- a CDS encoding efflux RND transporter periplasmic adaptor subunit: MKKKSLYQITPARIFFGVLTCAALCVDSFDNTAHAATVAAAPAPMLVRQGNRLSVPDGSPLRDRLRVATVGEQASPHDVSLPATVEANPASTVNVLPPLTGKLVELKVRLGDTVKRGQVLATMTSPDLAQAVSDAQKARDALDLAQHALVRARGVNEAGSNATKDVEAAQSAVAQQTAELRRSETRLRSLGADGSGAQAGQLLKIVAPISGTVTALNAGAGANLNDATAALMTVANLDSVWVTVNVPENVVGAVAPGQNVTVTLAAYPGRRFTGKIGFVSSVLDADTRRAKARIVFPNPDGLFKPNMYATAVLGVPQAAQPQVPASALLMNNDAVSVFVEAEPWTFVRRVVELGREDGDQVRIRSGLNAGERVVVRGGVLLND; the protein is encoded by the coding sequence ATGAAGAAAAAATCCCTCTACCAGATCACGCCGGCACGCATTTTCTTCGGCGTGCTGACCTGCGCGGCGCTGTGCGTCGACTCCTTCGACAATACCGCCCACGCGGCCACCGTGGCCGCCGCCCCGGCGCCGATGCTTGTTCGCCAGGGCAACCGGCTGAGCGTGCCCGACGGCTCGCCGCTGCGCGACCGGCTGCGCGTGGCCACCGTCGGCGAGCAGGCCTCGCCGCACGACGTGAGCCTGCCCGCCACGGTGGAAGCCAATCCAGCCAGCACCGTCAACGTGCTGCCGCCGCTGACCGGCAAGCTGGTCGAGCTGAAGGTGCGCCTGGGCGACACGGTCAAGCGCGGCCAGGTGCTGGCCACGATGACCTCGCCCGACCTGGCGCAGGCCGTGTCCGACGCGCAGAAGGCCCGCGATGCGCTCGACCTGGCGCAGCATGCGCTGGTGCGCGCGCGCGGCGTGAACGAGGCCGGCTCCAATGCAACCAAGGACGTGGAAGCGGCCCAGAGCGCCGTCGCGCAGCAGACGGCCGAACTGCGCCGCAGCGAGACGCGCCTGCGCAGCCTGGGCGCGGACGGCAGCGGCGCGCAGGCCGGCCAGCTGCTGAAGATCGTCGCGCCCATCTCGGGCACGGTCACCGCGCTGAACGCCGGCGCCGGCGCCAACCTGAACGACGCCACGGCCGCGCTGATGACGGTGGCCAACCTCGACTCGGTCTGGGTGACGGTGAACGTGCCCGAGAACGTGGTGGGCGCGGTGGCGCCGGGCCAGAACGTGACGGTCACGCTGGCCGCCTACCCGGGCCGCCGGTTCACCGGCAAGATCGGCTTCGTGAGTTCGGTGCTCGATGCCGACACGCGCCGCGCCAAGGCGCGCATCGTGTTTCCCAACCCCGATGGGCTGTTCAAGCCCAACATGTATGCGACAGCGGTGCTGGGCGTGCCGCAGGCGGCGCAGCCGCAGGTGCCGGCCTCGGCGCTGCTGATGAACAACGACGCCGTGAGCGTGTTCGTCGAGGCCGAGCCCTGGACCTTCGTGCGGCGCGTGGTCGAGCTGGGCCGAGAAGACGGCGACCAGGTGCGCATTCGCAGCGGCCTGAATGCCGGCGAGCGTGTGGTGGTGCGTGGTGGTGTGCTGCTGAATGATTAA
- a CDS encoding response regulator transcription factor, protein MRILLIEDDRKAARLLARGLQEEGFVVDVVHTAEEGDEEAFVIAYDLIVLDWMLPGKDGLTLCRDLRQRGCKTPVLMLTARDALSDRVAGLNTGADDYLTKPFAFDELLARVRALLRRSEIMRPVVLALADLSLDPLSQRVMRGGMVLDLTHKEFAILQILLRHAGEVVSRSRLAEQVWKDDLIAIDNLIDVHIGNLRRKVDAPPAPPLIQTVRGRGFRLALAEENPGGSHAA, encoded by the coding sequence ATGAGAATTCTGTTGATCGAAGACGACCGCAAGGCCGCCCGCCTTTTGGCCCGCGGGCTGCAGGAAGAGGGCTTCGTGGTCGATGTGGTGCACACGGCCGAGGAGGGCGACGAGGAAGCCTTCGTCATCGCCTACGACCTGATCGTGCTCGACTGGATGCTGCCCGGCAAGGACGGCCTGACCCTGTGCCGCGACCTGCGCCAGCGCGGCTGCAAGACCCCGGTGCTGATGCTCACCGCCCGCGACGCCCTGAGCGACCGGGTCGCCGGGCTGAACACCGGCGCTGACGACTACCTGACCAAGCCATTCGCCTTCGACGAACTGCTGGCGCGCGTGCGCGCCTTGCTGCGGCGCTCCGAGATCATGCGGCCCGTGGTGCTCGCGCTGGCCGACCTGAGCCTCGATCCGCTGAGCCAGCGCGTGATGCGCGGCGGCATGGTGCTCGACCTGACCCACAAGGAGTTCGCCATCCTGCAGATCCTGCTGCGCCATGCCGGCGAGGTGGTGAGCCGCTCCCGTCTGGCCGAACAGGTGTGGAAGGACGACCTGATCGCCATCGACAACCTGATCGACGTGCACATCGGCAACCTGCGCCGCAAGGTCGACGCACCGCCGGCGCCGCCGCTGATCCAGACCGTGCGCGGGCGCGGCTTCAGGCTCGCGCTGGCCGAAGAAAACCCCGGCGGCAGCCATGCTGCTTAG
- a CDS encoding sensor histidine kinase has product MLSFRRRLALAHVSVIVVVMTIAALGSYFVFSRNVHGELDAALLALAETELGMLLSANAGDAVIVHEVPPGPAAPSFVRLDRLVQIVDTEGRVLARSSNLGEAQLPIPPVLRERLAAGETVFETLDGFGEEPTRMVSVPVPGHRKLLAVQVAGSLDDVNRTVGMASVLFLILGVSLLLALAAAGALITRRAFGAIADVVQQARHIGDANLAERLPHPGTRDEIGRLVDTLNDMLSRIENGMEAQRRFTSDASHELRSPLSRLRTELELALRRPREPAAYVETLQSSLEEVESLTLLVEELLVLARIDAGQERDAAEKVSLNMLAEDAVRRLEPMARERRLSLVLEPAPPVAARVARGAASLALANLLDNALKFSPPGTVVSVSVRADLEADEAIISVSDHGPGIRGDELPHLFERFYRGATARSDEKTPGLGLGLALSQAVVHAHGGRIEAANEAGGGARFDMRLRLAR; this is encoded by the coding sequence CTGCTTAGCTTCCGCAGGCGGCTGGCGCTGGCGCATGTCAGCGTGATCGTGGTGGTGATGACGATCGCCGCCCTCGGCTCGTACTTCGTGTTCTCGCGCAACGTGCACGGCGAACTCGACGCGGCGCTGCTCGCGCTGGCCGAGACCGAGCTCGGCATGCTGCTGTCGGCGAATGCCGGCGACGCGGTCATCGTGCACGAGGTGCCGCCCGGCCCGGCCGCGCCTTCGTTCGTGCGGCTCGACCGGCTGGTGCAGATCGTAGACACCGAAGGCCGCGTGCTGGCGCGCAGCAGCAACCTCGGCGAAGCGCAACTGCCCATTCCGCCCGTGCTGCGCGAGCGCCTGGCCGCCGGCGAGACCGTGTTCGAGACGCTGGACGGCTTCGGCGAGGAGCCGACACGCATGGTGTCGGTGCCCGTGCCGGGACATCGCAAGCTGCTGGCGGTGCAGGTCGCGGGCTCGCTCGACGACGTGAACCGCACCGTGGGCATGGCGAGCGTGCTGTTCCTGATCCTGGGCGTTTCCCTGCTGCTGGCGCTGGCCGCGGCGGGCGCGCTCATCACGCGGCGCGCCTTCGGCGCCATTGCCGACGTGGTGCAGCAGGCAAGGCACATCGGCGACGCCAATCTCGCCGAACGGCTGCCGCACCCGGGCACGCGCGACGAGATCGGCCGGCTGGTCGACACCCTCAACGACATGCTGAGCCGCATCGAGAACGGCATGGAAGCGCAGCGCCGCTTCACCTCCGACGCCTCGCACGAGCTGCGCTCGCCGCTGTCGCGCCTGCGCACTGAGCTCGAACTCGCGTTGCGCCGGCCGCGCGAGCCGGCGGCGTATGTCGAAACGCTGCAATCGTCGCTGGAGGAGGTCGAGTCGCTCACGCTGCTGGTCGAGGAACTGTTGGTGCTCGCCCGCATCGACGCCGGCCAGGAGCGCGACGCGGCCGAGAAGGTGTCGCTCAACATGCTGGCCGAGGACGCCGTGCGCCGCCTGGAGCCGATGGCCCGGGAGCGCCGCCTGTCGCTGGTGCTGGAGCCCGCGCCGCCGGTGGCCGCGCGGGTGGCGCGCGGCGCGGCCAGCCTGGCGCTGGCCAACCTGCTGGACAACGCGCTCAAGTTCTCGCCGCCCGGCACGGTGGTGAGCGTGAGCGTGCGCGCCGACCTGGAGGCCGACGAAGCCATCATCAGCGTGTCGGACCACGGGCCCGGCATCCGCGGCGACGAACTGCCGCACCTGTTCGAGCGCTTCTATCGCGGCGCCACCGCGCGCTCGGACGAGAAGACGCCCGGGCTCGGCCTGGGCCTGGCGCTGTCGCAGGCGGTGGTGCATGCGCACGGCGGGCGCATCGAGGCGGCGAACGAAGCGGGGGGCGGGGCGCGCTTCGACATGCGGTTGCGGCTCGCGCGCTGA